The Anopheles marshallii chromosome X, idAnoMarsDA_429_01, whole genome shotgun sequence genome includes a window with the following:
- the LOC128716576 gene encoding uncharacterized protein LOC128716576 has translation MALLLFVLVALLSPVLGDTSDGGIKRLLVRETVGNHFSEVIVDALHRYYVQNHSSTLLMRLSTVSRQTYDLQSDIMDEVMQRTSHSIAYEHRSVSYHRPSRRPRIFNLAFIDGYDAFNQLFRSLDPAQNDFSGYYLIVLTMLDTARRETLDPMFTLLWTLNVINVNIVTADLQDYSHWQGVLMYTYYPYTPEGCEQNVPHLVHRFRKGGRLDQRIELFPNKLSNLHRCVITVGTFHLPPYMLLSRRNRQLRYGGFEGDLLRALSVKLNFTVHLIEPEAGELWGRTPAANGTEADASGCVRLVLAGRVNLTLGRFAIRGDRNLVMKCSRSYYTVRMGFAVQTGREYTPFEKLFRPFARSTWVWVSLYLLAALCVICLIELCRVPYVREFVYGRGVTTPILNLLSILFGGAVQQLPVRNFARTLLILWMYHCLVVRTSYQGSLFEYLQEHKHFSPVQTVDALVDHNYRFYSLYGSSLYLQQMPRILPRITWLTDGDASIQQHLARLSTQQAPDTALFTDIERVAYYNRFHARDEPVYVAKVVLVRLPIVSLLFASTVCRELFSLSPA, from the exons ATGgcattgttattgtttgtgctAGTTGCGCTGTTGTCACCAGTGTTAGGTGACACTTCGGATGGTGGAATAAAACGTTTGCTGGTGCGTGAAACGgttgggaaccatttttcgGAGGTAATTGTGGATGCGCTGCACCGGTACTATGTGCAGAACCATTCATCCACGCTGCTGATGCGGCTGTCCACCGTTAGCCGGCAGACATACGACCTGCAATCGGACATTATGGACGAGGTGATGCAGCGGACATCGCACAGCATTGCGTACGAGCACCGATCGGTATCGTATCATCGCCCATCCCGACGTCCACGCATCTTTAATCTCGCGTTTATTGACGGGTACGATGCGTTCAATCAGCTGTTCCGCTCACTTGATCCAGCGCAGAACGATTTTTCCGGGTATTATCTGATCGTGCTGACGATGCTGGATACCGCCCGGCGGGAAACACTCGACCCTATGTTCACCCTGCTGTGGACGCTAAATGTGATTAATGTGAATATTGTTACCGCCGACCTGCAGGACTACAGCCACTGGCAGGGTGTGCTGATGTACACTTACTACCCTTACACGCCGGAAGGTTGCGAACAGAACGTGCCGCATCTGGTGCACCGGTTTCGTAAGGGTGGCCGGTTGGACCAACGGATCGAGCTGTTTCCGAACAAACTCTCCAACCTTCACCGGTGTGTGATTACGGTCGGTACGTTCCATTTGCCGCCGTATATGCTGCTGTCCAGGAGGAATCGTCAGCTGCGGTACGGTGGTTTCGAGGGTGATCTGTTGCGGGCGCTCAGCGTGAAGCTCAACTTTACCGTGCACTTGATCGAACCGGAAGCGGGTGAGCTTTGGGGACGTACACCGGCCGCCAACGGGACGGAAGCTGATGCGTCGGGATGCGTACGGTTGGTACTTGCCGGAAGGGTCAATCTAACGCTTGGCCGTTTTGCGATTCGGGGCGATCGTAACCTTGTGATGAAGTGCAGCAGAAGCTATTACACCGTGCGGATGGGTTTTGCCGTACAGACCGGCCGTGAGTACACACCGTTCGAGAAGCTGTTTCGTCCGTTCGCCCGTTCCACCTGGGTGTGGGTGTCACTGTATCTGTTGGCCGCACTTTGCGTCATTTGTCTGATCGAGTTGTGCCGGGTACCGTATGTACGCGAGTTTGTGTATGGGCGCGGCGTTACCACACCAATTCTCAACCTGCTCAGCATATTGTTCGGTGGTGCAGTACAGCAGCTGCCCGTGCGCAACTTTGCCCGCACACTGTTGATACTCTGGATGTACCACTGCTTAGTAGTGCGGACTTCTTACCAAGGCTCACTGTTTGAATATTTGCAGGAACACAAACATTTCAGCCCAGTGCAAACGGTTGATGCACTGGTGGATCATAACTATCGCTTCTACTCACTGTACGGATCGTCCCTCTACCTTCAGCAGATGCCCAGGATACTGCCACG CATTACCTGGTTAACGGATGGGGATGCATCGATTCAGCAACATTTAGCACGTTTGTCCACGCAGCAGGCACCGGACACCGCCCTCTTCACCGACATCGAGCGTGTTGCGTACTACAATCGCTTCCACGCACGGGATGAACCCGTGTACGTGGCGAAAGTGGTACTGGTACGGCTGCCAATCG TTTCACTGCTGTTCGCTTCAACCGTTTGCCGTGAGCTGTTCTCACTATCGCCTGCCTAA
- the LOC128709623 gene encoding uncharacterized protein LOC128709623: MALLLVTSLLTTMLLLCVTGAALEGDQVNVNQPMMLLPELISSVLMSYFRHPYQPVQFYLAANDAVHQRVQWDVLNMVLRYTSGHCTVAFANFGEYPGPGTAVQRTNAILLGQDIGAFDRLLGSFSTTVNDYSGRYLLVLTTLTSQQNIELRRLFKLLWLRHIVHVNVLLATSNGTVRVYSYEPYTPNHCAHPMVKLVMVFRNGSVQNWHHNLYPRRRLTTLHNCTLQVGSFEAKPYTIFQRKVDGYLELGGFEGDLLRLLAHRLQFRVNVTESPHQVQWGVIGPPGNSTGTMQLVQDELVDLVIACMALDVTRSFYLKAGIAHYTSRILFAVPQGRPYSAFEKLFRPFGTDVWAALGVTLGVVATVVGLLSCGRSARAWRGFVYGSSGRMPLLTALYLLWGGVVVVVPRRNFARLLLCLWLLFTFWLRTVYQGSLYLYLQRSATYPPLATLDEIHRSTLHYHMVNIAMRFFVDRPEIKPRVRFVPAGQDTLGALVAGMASRYHDRVVVCPQDMVAYNNKLYRLQGAAELVQVTRESITLFPLTIYYPKKSFLTQLFDREVRRIVESGLMGYWVRNYGDYDFESNRRAPQNTGEPHKLTLEHMEGAYQLLVASHLLATVVFLFELASLRSPLLRRVLEFCMD, encoded by the coding sequence ATGGCACTGCTACTGGTAACCTCACTACTGACGacgatgttgctgctgtgcgtGACTGGAGCTGCACTTGAAGGTGACCAAGTCAACGTAAACCAACCGATGATGCTGCTTCCGGAATTGATATCCAGCGTACTGATGAGTTACTTTAGGCATCCCTACCAACCGGTACAGTTCTATCTGGCAGCAAATGATGCGGTTCATCAACGGGTACAGTGGGATGTATTGAATATGGTGCTCCGCTACACAAGTGGACACTGCACGGTGGCTTTTGCGAACTTTGGAGAATATCCCGGACCAGGAACAGCGGTACAGCGGACAAATGCCATTCTGCTGGGACAGGACATCGGTGCGTTTGATCGACTGTTGGGAAGTTTCAGCACCACTGTGAATGACTACTCCGGGCGCTATCTGCTTGTGCTGACCACGCTCACCTCTCAGCAGAACATCGAGTTGCGTCGGCTATTCAAGCTTCTCTGGCTGCGCCACATCGTGCACGTGAACGTATTGCTAGCGACGTCAAACGGAACCGTCCGGGTGTACAGCTACGAACCGTACACACCGAACCATTGTGCCCACCCGATGGTGAAGCTGGTGATGGTCTTTAGGAACGGTAGCGTCCAGAACTGGCATCATAACCTATACCCTCGGCGAAGATTAACCACTCTCCATAACTGCACGCTGCAGGTTGGTTCGTTCGAAGCGAAACCGTACACCATTTTCCAGCGTAAAGTAGACGGCTATTTGGAGCTCGGTGGGTTCGAAGGTGATCTGCTCCGTCTGCTTGCCCACCGTTTGCAGTTTCGCGTGAACGTGACCGAGTCACCGCATCAGGTGCAGTGGGGTGTAATAGGGCCACCCGGTAACAGTACCGGCACGATGCAGCTGGTGCAGGATGAGCTGGTCGATTTGGTGATTGCCTGCATGGCGTTGGACGTAACGAGGTCGTTCTACCTGAAAGCGGGTATTGCTCACTATACGTCCCGCATCCTGTTTGCCGTACCGCAGGGTCGTCCGTACAGTGCGTTCGAGAAGCTGTTCCGCCCCTTCGGGACCGATGTTTGGGCAGCTTTGGGTGTAACGTTGGGTGTTGTCGCGACCGTCGTTGGGTTGCTCAGTTGTGGCCGGAGTGCCCGTGCGTGGCGTGGGTTTGTGTATGGGTCATCGGGACGTATGCCATTGTTGACGGCACTATACCTGCTGTGGGGCGGTGTGGTGGTAGTCGTACCGAGACGTAACTTTGCCCGTTTGCTGCTTTGCCTTTGGCTTCTTTTCACGTTCTGGTTGCGCACGGTGTACCAGGGTTCGCTCTATCTGTATCTGCAGCGTAGCGCCACCTATCCACCACTCGCCACACTCGACGAGATACATCGGTCGACGCTTCACTATCACATGGTAAACATTGCGATGCGTTTCTTCGTCGATCGGCCGGAGATTAAACCGCGCGTACGCTTCGTACCAGCCGGGCAGGACACACTGGGTGCGCTGGTAGCTGGGATGGCTAGCCGCTATCATGATCGGGTCGTCGTCTGCCCGCAGGATATGGTCGCGTACAACAACAAGCTGTACCGACTGCAAGGTGCTGCCGAACTCGTACAGGTGACACGCGAATCGATTACACTCTTTCCGCTCACGATATACTATCCGAAGAAATCGTTCCTCACGCAGCTGTTCGACCGGGAGGTGAGACGCATCGTGGAGAGCGGCCTGATGGGCTATTGGGTGCGCAACTACGGTGATTATGACTTTGAATCGAACCGTCGAGCGCCGCAGAACACTGGGGAACCGCACAAGCTTACTCTCGAGCACATGGAAGGGGCTTATCAACTGCTGGTCGCTAGCCATCTACTGGCAACGGTGGTGTTCCTGTTCGAGCTAGCATCATTGCGTTCACCACTGTTGCGGCGCGTGTTGGAGTTTTGTATGGATTAG
- the LOC128716737 gene encoding uncharacterized protein LOC128716737, with the protein MVSRFAYFVTALVVGTWWCCNGLPSPPVTTRTNMADIVGIILHTHFRTPFATTLVTVRSATQEGQWRLLDLLERLLVRHGQGQLVVQLEAIGTGTHRQPPWSRTVLLAESYDALRTVFPEVTLDRFDFSGCYLIVLEDAPVTLGTVDRIFHELWMRQIVNVVVALQPTDDRTGPVQLWTYYPFSPGLCRIPKPQLLFTWPNDTVLYGVNFYPPKNVQFHGCPLRVGSFETRPFTVLSVSYGTAAGTGPTLSGFEGDLLQSLARQLNFEVNVRVPPRDQQWGDAAFENSTGMMRMIYTEEVDFGLSCLGVSYERTAMLKAGKIHFTTELVVVVPHGIPYTAFEKLFQPFQVMTWLTFGLCTVTAFVVVAALRLLPDDGTRATVRRYITGKRPLRSPILNIVRVLLAVPLPITPFGTFPRTLLFQWMLVSLLMNLLYQGSMFQYLQRASTHPPMMTLAEIDRSGALYHISKSGRRYFEPFPQRLHRLRYFPNVPDSIAARLRWMGSHPEDPNVAMCTRDHVAYYNAQHSRTGRQLLIAREMMALYTVTILYPKRSMLTDSFNEHVERIDSSGLLKYWSGRYGDYHFLGSRRPDRRTEPTPINLRQITGAVQLLLGMLFASTVVFLAELGWARHTHTSTIPEPIIKPLKEYIN; encoded by the coding sequence ATGGTGTCCCGATTCGCGTACTTTGTTACAGCGCTGGTGGTTGGAACCTGGTGGTGTTGCAACGGACTTCCTTCGCCGCCGGTGACTACCCGTACTAACATGGCCGATATTGTGGGTATTATACTGCACACGCACTTTCGAACACCGTTTGCTACGACGCTCGTGACGGTGCGAAGCGCCACCCAGGAAGGACAGTGGAGGTTGCTGGATCTACTCGAACGGTTACTGGTCCGACACGGTCAAGGTCAGCTGGTGGTGCAGCTGGAAGCGATTGGAACCGGCACCCATCGGCAACCACCCTGGTCGCGTACTGTGCTGCTGGCGGAGAGTTATGATGCGCTGCGTACCGTCTTCCCGGAAGTGACGTTGGATCGGTTCGATTTCTCCGGCTGCTATCTGATCGTGCTGGAAGACGCACCAGTAACGCTCGGTACCGTCGATCGCATCTTTCACGAGCTCTGGATGCGGCAGATCGTGAACGTGGTCGTCGCGCTGCAACCTACCGACGATCGAACCGGCCCGGTACAGCTCTGGACGTATTATCCCTTTTCGCCCGGTTTGTGCCGCATCCCGAAACCCCAACTGCTGTTCACCTGGCCAAACGATACCGTCCTGTACGGTGTGAACTTCTACCCACCGAAGAATGTCCAGTTCCACGGCTGTCCGTTGCGGGTTGGTAGCTTCGAGACGCGCCCATTTACGGTCCTTTCGGTGAGTTACGGGACGGCGGCAGGGACCGGGCCCACACTATCCGGGTTCGAGGGCGATCTGCTGCAAAGCCTGGCCCGACAGTTAAACTTCGAGgtgaatgtgcgtgtgccacCGCGCGACCAACAGTGGGGTGATGCAGCGTTCGAGAACAGCACCGGCATGATGCGGATGATCTATACCGAGGAGGTGGATTTCGGACTTTCCTGTCTCGGGGTGTCGTACGAGCGTACTGCCATGCTGAAGGCGGGCAAAATACACTTCACCACCGAgctagtggtggtggtaccaCACGGTATACCCTACACCGCCTTCGAGAAGCTGTTTCAACCCTTCCAGGTTATGACCTGGCTCACGTTCGGGCTCTGCACCGTTACAGCGTTCGTCGTGGTTGCCGCGTTGCGGCTACTGCCCGATGATGGTACCCGAGCGACCGTCCGACGCTACATCACCGGCAAACGACCACTTCGTTCACCCATCCTGAATATTGTGCGCGTGCTGCTAGCTGTACCGCTACCTATCACCCCGTTCGGTACCTTCCCACGCACGCTCCTATTCCAATGGATGCTCGTTTCGCTGCTGATGAACCTGCTCTACCAGGGTTCGATGTTCCAGTATCTTCAGCGTGCCTCAACGCACCCGCCAATGATGACGCTGGCCGAGATCGATCGTTCAGGCGCACTGTACCACATCAGCAAGTCGGGACGCCGCTATTTCGAACCGTTTCCCCAACGGCTGCACCGGTTACGCTACTTTCCCAACGTCCCGGACAGCATTGCTGCCCGGCTGCGCTGGATGGGTTCCCATCCGGAAGATCCGAACGTTGCGATGTGTACGCGAGATCACGTCGCTTACTATAACGCGCAGCACAGCCGAACTGGTAGACAGCTGCTTATTGCGCGCGAAATGATGGCCCTGTACACGGTTACCATACTCTACCCGAAACGGTCCATGCTCACCGACAGCTTCAACGAACACGTCGAACGGATCGATTCATCCGGTTTGCTCAAGTACTGGTCTGGCCGCTACGGTGACTATCATTTTCTCGGCTCGCGACGACCCGACCGTCGTACCGAACCGACCCCGATCAATCTTAGGCAAATCACCGGTGCAGTACAACTCCTGCTCGGAATGCTATTCGCCTCAACCGTAGTATTTCTCGCCGAGCTTGGTTGGgcacggcacacacacacaagcaccaTTCCCGAACCAATCATTAAACCACTCAAAGAGTATATTAACTAA
- the LOC128708662 gene encoding uncharacterized protein LOC128708662: MRLPRTCTSVLFQSVLLLLVFQCPPGILAVTSSSKLLVRATVEAIHQHYTTITSKQLYLRWEGASELIDELLKRVSTHLTVLVESNPKQPVDQLPTVPELHQQMRVLNLLIVADYQGFRRVVDGFSDEVYDFSGLYTVVVAKRSERDLEIAGAILRTLWTLYIVNAVVLIEPTDHTATNGVRLYTYFPYGEGYCERALPVIWNVYEPSIGFIHRDRVLFPRKLSNFYNCPLVVATFPVFPFIIPAPDGGNNELGGIEGLLLRTLMQRLNFQLQVIIVEPPDWGTAGPRDQSTGASAYVSRHKKTSESTHFNLLICNVIHVTLQILDSTSSSEPNHRLLGDYIAP, translated from the coding sequence ATGCGTTTGCCACGGACGTGCACCTCCGTCCTGTTCCAatcggtgctgctgctgctggtgttccAATGCCCACCGGGGATATTGGCTGTCACATCCAGCAGTAAGCTACTCGTACGCGCAACGGTCGAAGCAATTCACCAACACTACACTACGATCACCAGTAAGCAGCTGTACCTGCGCTGGGAGGGTGCATCGGAATTGATCGATGAATTGCTAAAACGAGTCTCCACTCATCTGACGGTTCTAGTTGAATCGAACCCGAAGCAACCGGTAGATCAGCTGCCAACCGTTCCCGAACTACACCAACAGATGCGTGTATTGAACCTGCTGATAGTAGCCGATTACCAAGGTTTCAGGCGTGTTGTGGACGGGTTTAGTGATGAGGTATACGACTTTTCAGGCCTCTACAcggtggtggtagcaaagCGAAGCGAACGCGATCTCGAGATTGCCGGGGCAATTCTTCGCACACTTTGGACGCTATACATCGTGAATGCGGTCGTGTTGATAGAACCGACGGATCACACCGCCACCAACGGGGTGCGGCTCTACACGTACTTCCCGTACGGTGAGGGTTACTGTGAACGTGCCCTGCCGGTCATATGGAATGTGTATGAGCCGAGCATTGGGTTTATCCACCGTGACCGCGTCCTGTTTCCACGCAAATTGAGCAACTTCTACAACTGCCCGCTAGTGGTAGCAACATTCCCGGTGTTTCCCTTCATCATCCCGGCCCCGGATGGTGGTAACAATGAGCTGGGGGGTATTGAAGGTTTGTTGCTACGCACTCTAATGCAgcgtttaaattttcaactgCAGGTCATTATCGTTGAACCGCCCGACTGGGGAACGGCTGGCCCACGAGATCAATCAACTGGTGCTTCAGCTTACGTAAGtcgacacaaaaaaacgagcgAAAGTACACACTTCAACTTGCTGATATGCAATGTTATCCATGTTACCCTCCAAATTCTAGATTCGACATCTTCGAGCGAACCTAACCATCGGTTATTGGGCGACTACATTGCACCGTAA
- the LOC128717144 gene encoding uncharacterized protein LOC128717144, with protein METVQLFKAMGQRVATLPPAQQIEIIDTVRQMIDASQKLNRSAALAHAEFQRPTHYNLAKSVSQSAASLNSTDAMATAASLVSSPSYIL; from the coding sequence ATGGAAACCGTGCAGCTGTTCAAGGCGATGGGTCAACGCGTCGCAACGCTACCACCGGCGCAACAAATCGAAATCATCGACACCGTCCGGCAGATGATCGACGCGTCGCAGAAGCTAAACCGCAGCGCGGCCCTCGCGCACGCTGAGTTCCAGCGCCCAACGCACTACAATCTGGCGAAAAGCGTCTCCCAGTCGGCCGCATCGCTAAACAGCACCGACGCGATGGCAACGGCAGCATCGCTCGTCTCCTCACCGTCCTACATACTGTGA